The genomic DNA agggcAACCGAGAGCCCGATCAAAACTGCTGGCGCCTAGAAAGCTAAAGACTATCGGGTCTACACGGAAACAACGAACAGCCTCAGAAGAACGGAGGGACGCCAAGCCCAAGACAGACGCGAGACTTCCCGAGAGAACCTGAGAACATGAGGCGAGCGCTTCGGGGCGCAGACGATATTAGAGACAGTCTGGGCATTTACAGCCGGCCTTTTGGCGGGAAGAACAGAAGGCCTCGCAGGAGCGACGAGCGCCAGCGAtgcagacagagagcgagaggagaagaacccGAAATGCTCGGCGCGCAGAATGCAGACGAACAGGGAgagcatgcagagagaggaaaaacagactgATCCGGCCGCAGAACGGGAGCGCCAGGCCGAACACAAAGCGACGACCGCGACGAAAATCCCGAAAAACACAATATGGGCCGCAAACAGCGCGGGGGGCCGCAACCTACGATGCTCTCAGCACTTGGCGGCGAGGCTCCGCGATCTCCCAAGATCACCATGTGCTCGCCGTAGGGTCGGAACAGAACAATGCCAGGGAGTTTCACCtgaaggaggaaaagcggaagaaacacCAATGGAGAGCATGCAGCAAGCactgaaagagagagaggtttCCTGGATGACGCGAATGTGGGTAatcgaagaaagaaagggaaggagagaacagagagtgGCGAAGCCGGAATGAAGGACACGAAAGAGCagcaaaacagaaacaaacCAGATACTACTCgtgagaggggcgagagccGGGAGCGCGACAGGCACGagtcgcgagaaaagaacaacTACGGAAAGCAAAAGAAGCGCTGAGGAGTTTAGAGGAAACACGTCAGGGCACGGGCACACGCGAGTACACCCGAAGTGACTCGGGAAGGGCAACGGTAGACAAAGCAAGAACAAAGGATCCCGTTGCTTGTTTTCATCACCTCCAGTTTTGAGGCGACTTCTGTGCTGTTGGTGATCGCGACGGTGACCTCGTCGATCATCTGCGCCGCACGCAGGAAGGCATCTTTTGCTTTGCctgggaaaacgaggaacgcAAAAAGGCACAGAAACAGCCTTCTTCAATCTGCGTTGCGTGCacttgcatgcacatacagcGCGTTGTCCCGGTACGGAGGGTGTGATTCAGTTTTCGCCACGTTTGGTATGTGCATGTGGCACCCATCGGTAACACTGCACACATAGACTCCTACCTAGgcatagagagagacagaaatgcGCGAgggcgtgtgcatgcgcgccttTTATGTACACACGAGTTTACACGGTTCGGGGCTGGGGTGGTCGATGCCCAGCACGCCGGTCGAGATGTGGGTAAACGAGCAAAAAAGCGAGTAGAGCTGAGGGGACTGGGCGACGGGAAAGCCCGGGGGAAGaacgtgtgcatgcatcacCCACGACAGAGTCTCCTGTGCATTCAatggaaacgcgaaaacgaatCCAGCTAACGCAAAAGCGAGCACCACAAAACAgtgaagaacgagaaagctTACCGTCACTCTCAAAGAGGCCCAGAAGCGTGACGGGGTTGTCGAAACAAAAGCGATCTGCCGTAGCAAAGTCCTTCAAGAAGTACGCGGGTGTGCCCCGCTTCCTGAAGGCGCATCGACCGTGAGAGAGGCATCGCGTgctgagagagagcgcaTTCACGCATGCCTTTGTCGTTCACCTAATCTTCTCACGCGCTAAAAAGTTGCCCTCCACACCCTCACTCAGAGTGCTTTCTCCCTCCATACTCTCCCGTTtattcttctcttccttcctcgctttctttttccagtcTCTTCCCACTTCgtcgtccctgtctctccgtccctctctgcgtctggttcttcttcccgttcttcttccccttcttcttctcgttcttcttccccttcttcttccccttcttcttctcgtccttcttcccgttcctccctttcctctcttttaTCTTTCTCACTTCATCGCCCATCTGACGAGGCGGTCTGCGGTAGCTGGGCCCTCGTATTGTTCCGCTTTGATGCCCCTGAAAGGAGACtgagtgtctcctttttctccccgcggcgcctctgggGCCGCACCGCTCCCGCCGTTCGTCTGCTGGGCAGTCActggcgaggaaagcggcgcagaggaaggcacGTAGCTGACGAGTTTCACGCACGGAGCAGAGCTCGCctccaggcggcgcgcgagtTCCTCGTGGGCGGCAGAATCGACCTGAGAAAAGACCTCGGAGGCAAGAACACGTGAGGAGCCAGACAATGCCGAGAGGGAACGCGACAGATCACTGAGGCAACGCAACCGGTGCGCAGAGACTCGCGGAAGCACGtgaaaagagcagagacgcggcaTCTTTTTTTCCGTCCACCAAGAAATTCGAAGCGGGCACAAGGGCTAGATTCCAGTACTCTGCAGTAAGGCTATTCCAGACGGCTAATGTTCCAGGCGTAGAAAACATGGATGGCTGTAATCACGTGTAGTAACAGCGAGAGACCAGTCCTACGTAGATGCTAAGGCTGTTCAGTAATGCTGTACTGCGTGTGATCATCTCTGAGATAAGATCCCACTGATAAGCTTTTCTGGGGAGTAGATACTACGGGGCGGATAAGTCTCGCTCTGAGCCAACTCAACTCACGCTTCCCGTTTCGCTCGAATATGTTcaccctttctcttccaagGCATGGATCCCTCATTAACGGAgcggaggaaacgacgcgCAGGCAACATTCGACgggcgagaacagaaaagggaacgcctctctcgttttttttcggaAACTCGTATGCATACGAAACGTTTTTCCTggtgtcgcttctctcctttttcagcACACTTTGACaagcgcctctcgctttgtGGCACCAGGGTGTATGCACGCAAGATGTCGAAagtttttcctttccttcacAGGCAGCAGCCCTCTGGTGCATCTCTGGCGTTTGCGTGCGAAATCTCTCTCACCGTGGCAACGCGAATCGGGGAGTGGAGACGCCGCAAACGCGCTGCAGCCTCGTAAATCTCCGGGAAGATATTCTGACACCGTTCGCACCATGGGACGTAGAAGAAGACAACCAGCGGCCTGCATAAAGATACggcagggagaaagagaaaactgGAAAGCCTGCCGAACTGGCCGACAGACAAGCGGCACGACGGCAGGTGAGAGAGTGTACGACCACCTCAACCATCACATGCGCTGTCGAatgggaaggagacagccaaGACTCGATCAGACAAAGCGAGGCTTCGCCGCTGTCGACTAGCAAAAGCAgtgagggaaaggagaagggaaTTCCCAGGAAACCGACGCCAGAAGGGGACTACACGGTGCGTCTTTTGGGGCAAAAGGATttgaaagagaaggaacagagggAAATGGAAGCCGACGCGGTTTCAGTGGTTTGCCCACGTATTGTACCAAGGAAAccgaaacggcgagaggaattttcgcgggaaaagagacggagataAGAAGCGTTGTTCCACTAGAAAAACCCGCGGTCCGGAGCGGAGCATGCACGAGTGTTTATACTCTACAGACTGCGGAAGAAGTACATAGGCGGATATGCAGAGAGGCATAGCCTTAACATTCGCTGTGGAGCAGGATCGATAGACGTGGATAGGCACTAGAGCAACCAACGAAAAACTTCGAGGCAAGACTGCAacatcctctctctctggggcgCAACGTTCCATCAGATAGTGCCCATGCAGGCTTGTTCGAGGGAGATCAAGACGAAGACACCCAACGGCAGGAGACAGTCAGGCGATCCCCAAAAGTTGGCAGACGCTTCGTGGCGCCGTGCGAGAAGGCCAACGATTGATAAccgagaaacaggaagacgcagctTACCCGTGTTTTCGCAGAAACTTGTCAAAGTTCCCTGCGGTGGCTGAGAAGAGAACCGCATCTTCTCGTTCCATCTCATTGTCAtcccccttttcccccttctccctcgcccctAAAGGCGACGCATTGCTGTCCTGCGCTGCCGAcgaagaggatgaagaagacggagaagatggcgaagacggaggaacAGATGAAGGAGGAGACGATGAGGTaggaggggaggaagacgccgagggagaggacgaggcagacgccggagagaggcgcgaggctgaggcggggggagagacgccagatGTTATCTGAGGAGCCGACGGGGCTTGGAGACCACCAGACGGTGGAGAACTAGATGAAGAAAGGCCATCAGGCGAGGGTTTAACTGAGACGGTCGAGAGACCAGGCTGAGGAGAGGCTACAGGTGCGTCAAAAGAAGACGACTCGACGGTTTGCACTGCGGGAAGAGCGGAGACTTCTGCGAAGCGAACGGATACAAAGAGCGAAGCAAGGGCGTCAACGGACGActgaaaagaggaaaaagacggagcAGTGGTTGGGCAAGACTGTTGTTCCCCCGACACGCCCGCTTCAGGAGTTCCcggggaggaagcggaagactgcgaagaaaacgatGGAGACTCGGAAAGCTTTTCCTGGACGTTTGACGCAGAATCGCTTTTGCCGTCTGGACTGGATGCGACGACAGGCACGAAAACGAAACTCACAGGGGGCTGAGAAATGCTCTCGAGGCCGGCGATGGTCCTCGCGGGGCTCTCCAGACAGTCCTTTTGCACGCGCAGATGAAGAAAAAAAGTGAGGAGAgtcagacagagaaaggagacgtggttccagagagaaggaagagcgaaaaaacggagaaggacCAGCCTTCTGCGCTCATCTGCCATTCTGCCGACAGAAGAAGCGTTCCGCAGCGAGGAGCCTCCGGCAAGACAAGAGCATTCTGCACACAGTCGCATCCTCCTTCCCCGCCCAGGGGAGTAGAGATTCAAAAAGCCCGTTTCCGAGTATTTCGCAAGATTATTTACGAAATAGGTCTTCGTCCTTCTGAAAGTGTTCTCAAATGGGCGGCTGACGGCCTGCAGAAATCCCTCGCGTGCCGAAGCAACTTTTCGATTCGCATTTCAACTCCCGGCACCCTGCACAACTGTTTTCTTCCAAGTTAACGTCACATCCTCGACATTCGCGAGAATGACGTgtcgaagaagggagagaacgg from Neospora caninum Liverpool complete genome, chromosome VIII includes the following:
- a CDS encoding putative thioredoxin domain-containing protein, coding for MADERRRLVLLRFFALPSLWNHVSFLCLTLLTFFLHLRVQKDCLESPARTIAGLESISQPPVSFVFVPVVASSPDGKSDSASNVQEKLSESPSFSSQSSASSPGTPEAGVSGEQQSCPTTAPSFSSFQSSVDALASLFVSVRFAEVSALPAVQTVESSSFDAPVASPQPGLSTVSVKPSPDGLSSSSSPPSGGLQAPSAPQITSGVSPPASASRLSPASASSSPSASSSPPTSSSPPSSVPPSSPSSPSSSSSSSAAQDSNASPLGAREKGEKGDDNEMEREDAVLFSATAGNFDKFLRKHGPLVVFFYVPWCERCQNIFPEIYEAAARLRRLHSPIRVATVDSAAHEELARRLEASSAPCVKLVSYVPSSAPLSSPVTAQQTNGGSGAAPEAPRGEKGDTQSPFRGIKAEQYEGPATADRLVRWAMKKRGTPAYFLKDFATADRFCFDNPVTLLGLFESDGKAKDAFLRAAQMIDEVTVAITNSTEVASKLEVKLPGIVLFRPYGEHMVILGDRGASPPSAESILFNDGRPILFLIRSDDDAGRRAEAALHDVARTYRREILSVVSGTKGAFAARLMNFLNVSRRDVPTAVIVENPSSRISRVRFVCDEKPLTRSSLERLIRDYRNGVLKPTRRSEPPPLAQQGHIVKLVGSTFADPAPPPEKEMLLFVYSPWCAHSTKLRPVFEEVAARLAHIPELVTAELDGTVNEVEDVNVVSYHNLLDLRRRAGPNARNGDTMLRPPSPIRDRKEGTQRDALSMWEFDRDVALTDIVAADGYPALLFYTHDGEDAAKAKDRRTVIIYDGVRDVPSVLDFLFMHSKVLTKEKLFIPQM